The Oncorhynchus nerka isolate Pitt River linkage group LG15, Oner_Uvic_2.0, whole genome shotgun sequence genome contains the following window.
tattcagcactgtcaacactttttaTTCAACACTATTACAAAACGCTCTTCTCTCTATTTCCCCTACcgctgcagctgcaatgaatgagtagccaagtgtatcgatagccttgcgtttttattattattagcagctcATTGTGTCCATTTTAGTATCGAAGagtatttcactttctctggtcataggaacaacatgaatttgtgcctGAGGCAGATGCAGTGCGAGTTTCACCATCAGGAGGAAGACTGTGTCCCCTCTCttgtcagtctcaccggaggaaaggaattGAGAGAGCAGGGACCATGAGAGGCAGTCCCTCTGctgcactctccctccctccacttagGACTAATGctatgttcaaaacaactgggaactcaggaatCTCAGACTTCTGCCTTcagtgtgttcaagacaactgcAAACTCTGGAAAAACGAGATCCGACTGGGAAAaatcgttttgaacggtcatcctcGGAAACTCGGGCATCTTTGACCTCTTTTTttccccagagttcccagttgtcttgaaagcacaaccatcagtccagtaaaataaaatGGATAATTATTAGTTAATTATTTCAATTTATGCTCAGCTGTGTATCGCAAGTGCTACACCAACTGATCTAGTTTGTTATCAAAGCTTGAGTTTTGATATATaatatggtctgagaagaacaatacTGGCAGGACAGGAATatatccaatatgctgtgataatgtatttggcctactgcacaaacctaaTTTCTACAGAGCTGTTTTATTAGGTTAAtgttaatgtaaaaaaaaaaaaagagttggGGACCATTTTTCTAGCCCATGCCTACACCATGCTTTTACATTTGTGTGAAGTAGTTAAAGAGTGCAGACTTCATGAGGAAAATGAGATTATTGGAACGCAACCCTCCTTAACCTGGGACCAACCTGTGGCGCTGCGTGGAGCTACTGTTGTTCTTGGAGCCGAAGGAGATGTGATAGGGCACGCGGTGTGTGTCTGGAGAGATGCCTATCCTCTGGCAGCCGGCCCACTCTGAAAGGTGAGAGCGGAGAAGGTGACAAAATAATCAATGTGACAATACTGAAGCAAGCGGCTAGGAGGAGAAACAGTCTGTCTGACTTTAGGTGTCTTTATAACTGCATTGTCGGGAACGCGCTTGCAagaaaaggcatttcactgtacttgtgcacgtgacaataAAAACTTGAAACATAACATTATTTGGTAGCTTAGAATTTAATTTAGTTGTAGAGCTTTTGAGCCTGTCAGTTGGCTTGTTAGAGGTTCAAGCAGCGAAGCTGGGTGAAACCCCTATTGTATTTGTTGCCGTTTATTATTTTTCTCCTTCTGGCGATTTGGTGAAAAAAATGCAAATTCTTGTGAGATGTAAGGCCCAGGAGGGTGCAGCTTTGCAAGATGGTAAAGGGCCAAGCGCCACACCCAATCATGCAATGCCATTCCAAATGGCTACACGGTGGCACTATAACAAGCGATTGAAAATGCAAACTTTTAAAGgtcacacccctttacagagtgtCCTAGACTCCTCCCCTCACAAGGAACACATTTGCCTCAAGGACCCTTAAGGTCCGCCATGATGGATTTTCCGCCATTTTGAATTTTGTGAAAAACACTTAAGACGCTACTCTTCTGACACCAAATTACCAATCACCAAGCTCTCACAAATTGTTTCTCCAGTCTAGCAACTCAAAAAACATGGCCACTAATGACCAATAAACATTCACGCAGGCATGGTCTGGCACATAAATTCATAATctattattgaaaatatatttcacagtttagatggtacaatgtttctttctctacactatacttgcttattTTGTCTCAAACTGAAATTAGCCGAACTATTCAAATGTTTGCAGCCAGGAAATGCCggagcaatttctgcatagtgcatctttaagtcAATACACAAAAGGCTATGGCATTAGCATCGTTGAGAGCCAAACTATCCATGTGGGTGTCattataatttagcccaaactacctcttcccctactgtatttatttattttgctcctttgcaccccattattttttatttctactttgcacattcttccactgcaaatctaccattccagtgttttacttgttatattgtatttacttcgccaccatggcctttttttggcctttacctcccttatctcacctcatttgctcacatcgtatatagacttatttttctactgtattattgactgtatgtttgttttactacatgtgtaactctgtgttgttgtatgtgtcgaactgctttgttttatcttggccaggtcgcaattgtaaatgagaatatgttctcaacttgcctacctggttaaataaaggttaaataaaaaatttaatAAAATTACATGGCTTGTCAAAGCAATTGGCTTGTTCGACATTGACCGCATTGCAGTTGGCGATTGCAGACttactgatctacaaatcaccttgcattAAAAATTGACCCACAATGCATTACAGTTTTGACGCTCATGAACACAGCCATAGTTAATCCAGTACCTGTGATGTCGTAGACTTTGCCATCCATGCAGGCGAAGTAGGTGATGCGTAGGCCTAGCAGGCTGGACTCGGCCCACAGGTCTCCCTCCTCGGCGCTGTGGCGTCTGTTACACTCTGCACAGAACCGCGCCTCAGCAGGCTCCCGGTCCATCTCAAACCTCCTGCACACACAGGGAGTAATAAGGGGGAGAGGAGTCAGCAACGTAAACTAAACCATGCAGAATGGGATGCTCTTTGTGTCTGGCCTATGCTTGTGTTTCCTTTCTGTAATAAAGATTTCATAGCAAGCGAAATGTATAAATATAATTTGAGTGATTGGGAGTAGTCACCATATTAATTTAGGTAAATACTGTAAATGATAAGACTGCAGTGCAGGTAAATTATATTACTATTCAAATCCCTCACTTTCACAAAAGTCTGCAGGGTGTTGGTTGTAAATGTATGATATTTTTTCTAGATATTACAGATATGAATTCAGTCTGAGTGACATACCTGTGTTTACCCTCACACTTCGTACACATCATGGTGTTCATAGCTTCCTTCAGGTCATCCTGCAGTTTGGTGAGGAACTCATTCATCGACTTGGAGAGTTCCGTCTGTGCCATGCGCTTCCTGAGAGGACCAGGCAAACAAGTCAACGCCATATCAACTACACCAAACATCCCATCGGCCTTCAGTGCAGTCATTCGATCACGGTTTCCTGCATTTTAATTAAGTAATCTACTCACAGCACGTATTTTCTATGTATCCTGTTACTGAGGAACTAAACCAAACATCTCACAGGCCTTTAGATTGACTATACCATGCtaaggactagaggtcgaccgattaatcggaatggccgattaattagggccgatttcaagtttttatAACAATCGgatatctgtatttttgggcgccgatttgccgattttttttttatacctttatttaactaggcaagtcagttaagaacacattcttattttcaattacggcctaggaacggtgggttaactgccttgttcagggacagaacgacagattttcacctagtCCGCTGGGGGGATCCAAACTTgcaccttacagttaactagtccaacgcaataacaacctgcctctctcgttgcactccacaaggagactgcctgttacgcaaatgcagtaaggcaaggtaagttgctagctagcattaaacttatcttataaaaaacaatcaatcataatcactagttaactatacatggttgatgatattactagatattatctagcgtgtcgtGCGTTGCATATCATCTGACTGAGCAtccaagtatctaagtatctgactgagcgttggtaggcagaagcaggcccgtgaacattcattcaaacagcactttcgtgcgttttgccagcagctcttcgttgtgcgtcaagcattgcgctgtttatgacttcaagcctatcaactcccgagatgaggctggtgtaaccgaagtgaaatggctggctagttagagcgcgctaatagcgtttcaaacgtcactcgctctgagcgagcaagttgttccccttgctctgcatgggtaacgctgcttcaatggtggctgttgtcgttgtgttgctggttcaagcccagggaggagcgagaagagggacggaagctatactgttacactggcaatactaaagtgcctataagaacatccaatagtcaaaggttagtgaaatacaaatggtatagagagaaatagtcctataattcctataataactacaacctaaaacttcttacctgggaatattgaagactcatgttaaaaggaagtaccagctttcatatgttctcatgttctgagcaaggaactgaaacgttagctttcttacatgtcacttttactttcttctccaacactttgtttttgcattatttaaaccaaattgaacatgtttcattatttactctaggctaaattgattttattgatgtattatattaagttaaaataagtgttcattcagtatggttgtaattgtcattattacaaataaataaatatataaaaatcgGCCGGTTAATCGGcattggcttttttggtcctccaataatcggagttgaaaaatcataatcggtcaacctctactaAGGACCAGTTAGGAATTTCAGATGAAGACATATTACCTATTGTGAGAGGCCTGAGTTCTAACAGATGTTTTTTCTTGAAGGTGCAGTCATTTTATCATAGTTTCTGGCATTTGATTTAACTACTGATCAAGTAGTTAGGATGTCTTCTACTCACAGCTCGTATTCCCTCCGTGTCTCTGGGTTACTGACGATGTCCCAGGCAGCCCTGAGCACCTTAAAGGCCTCCCCAGCACGCGGGTGCTTGTTCTTGTCTGGATGGATCTGAGAGGAAGGAaaagagaaagatggacagaTGTAAGGGGCAGTGCAGATAACGTGCTAGAGCAACTAAGGAAGGCTCAACAGGTTGGCTACTTCTAGTCATTCTCTGATTACTTTTATATTGTGGATATAAAACAACAAAAGATACATGCAGCCAGGCAGAGCGAAGGGCAAAAATGCTTTGGCATGTGTTCTGACAGGCAAAGCTGAAATTATTTGACCATAATGGCTACACACTCACCAGTTCCACTCATTTTTATCATTCACCTGTACTCATAAAATGTAATGCCCATCTCATTTAGACTCACCTGGACAGCCAACTGTCTGTAGGCCCTTTTTAGCTCAGCTTCAGTTGCGTGGGCCTCCACCCCCAACACTATAAAAGGGTCCAGCTCCTCTTCAGGGACCTGAGCCAGCGCCAGCAGTCTCTCCAGCTCCTGCCCAGGCTGGTACCTAACTGCTCCACCGGGAGAATCTGGGGTGAAAGGGGGCACCTGGGTGGTggtgcctctcctcctcctgaacCAGCCGCTGATCCTTTGCACCAGCGAGGCCACCCTCCTCCAGACCTTGGAGTCCTGCACGGCTGTCCACCACCGCTGGCCCCTCTCCCCGCCCAGCCGGACGAGCGTGAACCGAACCCACTGGGAACCCAGCAGCACCACAGCACAGAGGAGTCCGAAGCAGGTCAGGGAGACCTGCCAGACCCACTCCACCGACTGGATGCTCTTATCCACCAGGACCGTTCCAGCGCAActcaccctctccagcacacgccgggCGTCCGCCTTCATTCCCGGCACGTCTGTGACCTTGTTGAGCAGCTGTGAGCCGAGGTCATACAGGCCTACCCCTGCGGCTTCCACGGCCACCCCGCAGCGGTGGGTCACAGAGACAATGAGCTCCACTACCATGTGGATACAGGAGATGCACCAGGGGCTGAGCGACTCTGACAGCAGCTCCCTGAAGGCCAAGGTAAGCTGGGTGCCTGTCTGACGCCGGCCCCGaccctggtggtggtggttgcgCCTCCGGGCCTGCTTGTGCCTCCCACCACCCGATGACAGGGACCCTTTCGGGAGGTAGGATGATGATGTAGCCTGGGTATTCTGCTCGGAGGCTGCCACCACGCCTCCTCCGCTGTTCCGGAAACGGCTTTTCCTCCCTCCGGCCCCTGAGCTCTTCCATCCAGACTCCCCGTTCATGCCAGGCTCCCTCCCGACTTCGTTTCGGCCTCCTCCATTCTTGTCTTCATCTCCACCCTCAGTCTCCTCATTTCCTTCTCTGACCACATGCTCCGCCCCTTCCTGTTTCAGAGAGACTTCATCCTCTTTGGCCTCTGAAATCCCACAATACTCTGCTTCTTCGGAGTCCTGGTTGATTGGAGTCGGGATATCCTGAGGGGTAGCTTTGAGATAGTCTGTTATGTCCTCTTTGGGAACTGGTTGATGAGTTTCCTCATCTCCTCTGACTTCCCACTGGTCAGGCATGGAGGTGGAAGACGAGAGGGTAGGAACACCTG
Protein-coding sequences here:
- the LOC115143030 gene encoding dnaJ homolog subfamily C member 14-like, with product MEKGVAESEMEEETWTVEAAEESPEELPSGVPTLSSSTSMPDQWEVRGDEETHQPVPKEDITDYLKATPQDIPTPINQDSEEAEYCGISEAKEDEVSLKQEGAEHVVREGNEETEGGDEDKNGGGRNEVGREPGMNGESGWKSSGAGGRKSRFRNSGGGVVAASEQNTQATSSSYLPKGSLSSGGGRHKQARRRNHHHQGRGRRQTGTQLTLAFRELLSESLSPWCISCIHMVVELIVSVTHRCGVAVEAAGVGLYDLGSQLLNKVTDVPGMKADARRVLERVSCAGTVLVDKSIQSVEWVWQVSLTCFGLLCAVVLLGSQWVRFTLVRLGGERGQRWWTAVQDSKVWRRVASLVQRISGWFRRRRGTTTQVPPFTPDSPGGAVRYQPGQELERLLALAQVPEEELDPFIVLGVEAHATEAELKRAYRQLAVQIHPDKNKHPRAGEAFKVLRAAWDIVSNPETRREYELKRMAQTELSKSMNEFLTKLQDDLKEAMNTMMCTKCEGKHRRFEMDREPAEARFCAECNRRHSAEEGDLWAESSLLGLRITYFACMDGKVYDITEWAGCQRIGISPDTHRVPYHISFGSKNNSSSTQRHRTPPGPEHPPPGPANPADLQNFFNRIFQGGPPPDMAANGGFFPSGPTPHQPSGAGPGPSGPFSPPPPQTGFFMPPGGLRPEPSETWADSGGKPPPRRRRKVRKPFQR